From the Telopea speciosissima isolate NSW1024214 ecotype Mountain lineage chromosome 9, Tspe_v1, whole genome shotgun sequence genome, the window aatgattttttttttttttttgtgtgaataaaaaaatatatatatcctttTTGGCTCAGAGAAGGATAGTAAAGAGTTGTTTAAGTTTTTGTTTCAAACACTTGTTATCAATTGCCTAATGCCTCATAATTCACTGGCTATAAGCAAATGAGAGTATTTGGTTAGCTCCTGGACTTCCACCAAAGATCCACAAAGTCAATTATCCAATGTCCATATCCCACTGTCACCGAAAGCACACTTTCAGCTTTTAAAATTAaggttcattttcttttttggttacAGTTAAGGTTCATTAATTTTTGAGCTGTAACCTAATATGTGTTAAACTAATAGCAGTGAAACGATTCTGGTTTGTATTGCCTTGAAATATGGCTTAGTGATTGTATTGATATGATTACATTATAAAGAagtttacataaaataataaaggaaagatGGTAGGTGTACAGGCGGGTATATCTCCTATACAGCTGATTTATCTTCTACAATAATACAGGCTGATTACTCTCTATAATATCTTCATCATCCTTATTGGGATGAAGATATAGATggtaagactccccctcaaggtggagcgTGAAGGTTACAAACGCCCAGCTTGGAACAGAGGAGTTGGAATTGCTCCCGACCTAGGGATTTAGTGAACAAATCCGCAATCTGTGCTGAACTGGCTATCTTCCTGGGTTGTAATAATCCATGTTGTAGATTTTCACGCACAACATGACAGTCAATCTCTATATGCTTTGTGCGTTCATGAAAAAAGGGATTGGAAGGAATGTGCAGGGTTGCCTGATTGTCGCAGTATAATGGAGCTGGTGCAGTAATGGGAACACCAAGGTCATGGAGCAGGGAGGTGATCCATGTTATCTCACAAGTGGTTGCCGCCATGGCCCGGTATTCAACCTCAGCTGAGGAATGAGACACTGTTGTCTGTTTCTTCGTCTTCCATGAGATTGGACTGGATCCCAAAAATATACAATAACTAGTCATGGAACGCCGAGTCATCGAACAAGTTGCTCAATCTGAGTCACAATAGGCCTTTAATTGTAGAGAACCAGCGGAGGGTAAGAGAATGCCTTGGCCTGGGCTTGCTTTAAGATATCTCAATATCTTATGAGCAACATCCAAGTGAGGCTAACGTGGTtggtgcatgaactgactgagtATGTTTACTGTGTGGACAATATCCGGCCTGGTGACCGTGAGATATATTAAGCGACCAACTAGTCGACGGTAGACAGATGGATCTGGTAAGAGATCGCCATGAGACTCTGTCAGTCATAGATTTTGTTCAATGGGTGTATCAGTAGGGCGAGTGCCAATGAGCCCACTATCCGCCAAGATATCAAGCACGTACTTACGCTGGAATAGACAAATGCCAGAGGAAGACCGTGCCacttcaatgcccaaaaaatacttTAAAGTACCTAGATCCTTGATGCGAAAACGCTTACTGAGAAAGGACTTGACATCAGCTATTAAGGGTGCATCAGATCCGGTAAtgactatgtcatcaacatagagaACAATGAAAACCACGGCATTGTGGCGTCACAAGATAAATAAAGACCGTAGAGGGATTTATGAAACTTACATACAAGATTCTCCCCCTTGCGGCGATATCCAGGGGGGGCAGCATGTAGACATCTTCGTCGAGGTCCCCGtgtaaaaaaatattatgtacatccatttgatgtaaaaTCCAACCTTTGGCGGAGGCAAGGGCAATTAGGGTTCGCACAGTAACCAATTTAGCCACTGGGGCAAATGTGTCATGGTAATCAAGGCCCTCGATTTGGGTGTAACCCTTTGCAACCAATCGGGCTTTGAACCGTTCAATGGAGCCATCAGAGTGCCTTTTTATTTTGAAGATCCATTTCAAACCAATTGGTCTCTTCCCAGCTGGCAGAGGAACTAAAAACCAAGTATTATTTTCAGACAGTGCTGATATTTCAGCTTTCATTGCATCACGCCATTGTGGGTACCGCATTGCCTCAGTGAAGGTAGTTGGTTCTGTCATGTCAgacaaggaagaaagaaaagcaatATGGGGTGATGAAAAACGGCTATATAGTAAAAAATTGGCGATGGGGTGAGAAGTACCTAAAATCACGGCTGAAGAAGAGCCTTGCGGACGAGTAAAATCGCATTGGTAATCCCGTAAATGGACTGATGGTTGTCAGTTACGTTGAGGGCGAGTAGATGGTGGAATcatgggtggtggtggtggtggtggcaatgatGCTGGAGTGGGAGAGTTTAGTGGTTGCtagtgagaaggaaaagaagatatGTCATCGGGTTCATGAAGTGGTAGGGGCAAAACAGATGAAGATGGTGATGCGCCAGTGGTTTGAAATGGAAAAATGGATTCATGGAATGTTACATCGCGGGAAACATAAACTTTGGCCGTTGCTAAATCATAAATCCGATAACCTTTTTGTCCAAATAGGTAGCCTAAAAACATACCCGGGGAAGCCCGTTGGTCGAATTTGTGTTGGGTGAAGCTATTGCGGGCAAAGCGAAGACAACCAAAAACCCTTAAGTGAGATAGGGACGGTTTAGTGCCAAATAATATTTCAAACTGTGTCTTCCCACGTAGAACAGTTGTAGGTAAACGGTTAATTAAATAGGCAACGGTTAAAACGCAATCTCCCCAAAAAATAATTGGTAGATGGGCTTGAAATCTTAGGGCACAAGCAATATTAAGGAGATGACGGTGTTTGCGTTCtactaccccattttgttgcgGGGTAGTTACGCAACTAGACTGATGGATTACCCCATGGGCGGCTAGAAAAGTGTTGGTAGGGTGGTTAAAAAATTCAGACCCATTGTCTGTCCGtaatattttaatggttttacCAAATTGAGTACTAACCATAGCAAAGAAGGACTGTATGAGGTTATTTACTTCAGATTTAGACTGCATCAAATAAAGCCAAGTTCGCCaagaaaaatcatccacaatGGTTAAAAAGAAGCGAGCACCAGACATAGAAGCAGTGCGATacggaccccaaacatcaagaTGTAACATTTCAAAACAAGCAGTAGTTGTAATAGAACTATTATGAAATGGTAGTCTAGTTTGTTTAGCCAATGGACAAATATGACATAAACATTGTTTAAAAGAAATTCCACAGTCCAAATTTTTAAAGGAAGAAACAAGTGAATAACCAGGGTGACCCAGGCGACAATGCCAGAGGTCAAAAGTGGATTCGGCGGCAGCAGCAATAGGGGAACAGTCCAAGAAATAGAGATCACCAAGGCGCCTACCCGTCGCAAAAGTCCTCTTTGATCATGGGTCCTGAAAGGTACACAAGTCATGAGTGAAATTGACATGGCATTGGGTGGCAAGGGTAAGTTTAGGAATGAACAAAAGATTAAACCTAAATGAAGGAACATAAAAACCATTATGCAAAATGAGGGTAGGTGTAAGGGAAACAGAACCACGGAAGGGGATGGGAGTGTGGCATAATGGTGGAAAATAATTTGGAATCCGAGGCAATATGATCCGTCGCTCCAGAGTCCAAGATCCATGAACTGGAGCCGAAGGATGTATTGAAGTAACAATTACCTGCGAGATTGGCTAGAGGGTGGGTGTTAGCAGTAGGCACCAATGTCATCAAGTGCTGAATCTGGGCAGCGGTCAAGGTAGGAGCTGGGGTGGCACTCGTATCAGTTGTAGAAGTAACCACAGCAGccatggaagagagagagactgggACTGCCCACGTCCACCAGAACGCCTAGGCTGTCGAGGTGTCCAACCATCAGGGTAACCGTGCTTCTTGAAGCATCGTGACTCAGAGTGACCATCCATGTCACAATATATACAGTGATAATGAGGTTTGGGGCGCTGTACCGAAGAGGCCGAGGGGTCCTTGGTAGCAGCCATGGTCGTATGATCAATAGATGCAGTAGGAACCGCATGAATAGAGCGTTGGCGCTCCTCTTGCAACAAGAGAGAATACGCCTTTGGAACGGAAGGTAATGGATCCATGAGGAGGATCTAGCTGCGAACAGCCGCATATGAATCGTTCAACCCTTGCGAAAAATCCATTAAATAATCCGTCTCTGAGATGGCAAGTAGTTCAGCAACGGAACCACATGTACAGGCTGGAAGTGAACGATACGAAGATAACTCGTCATGATGTCCTTTCAGCTTGGTGTAATAGGCAGAAATAGAGTCCATTCCTTGGGTAAGAGTGGAGATGGAGCGGCGTATTTCAAATATACGGGGCACATTCTTCTGAGAAAAACGGCCATGGTGATCGAGCCATGCTTCTCTGGCTGAATCGAACCATAGGATACTACGGGCGATGGTGGGAACTGTTGAGTGTACGATCCAGGAACAAACCATGGAATTGCATCTGATCCAATGTGGAAGATCAAGAGAAGTTGCAGCAGGCCTGGGCAACAAACCATCGATGAATGAAATCTTGTTTTTAGCTTCAAGAACCATCGTCATAGCTCGATGCCAAGTTGGAAATTTGTCCCCATCCAGTGGAGGGGTAACCAAAGATGCATTCGGTTGATCAAAGGAATGCAAGAAATAAGGAGAGGTCACCGGCAGGGAAGCCGGAGGAGCAGCAGCAGTGACGGCAGTAATGGTGTCGCCCATGATTtggaatggagaagaaaataatggggatcaacctgctctgataccatgttaaactAATAGCAGTGAAACGATTCTGGTTTGTATTGCCTTGAATGGCTTAGTGATTGTATTGATATGATTACAATATAAAGAagtttacataaaataataaaggaaaaatggtAGGTGTACAGGCGGGTATATCTCCTATACAGCTGATTTATCTCCTACAATAATACAGGCTGATTACTCTCTATAATATCTTCGTCATCGTTATTGGGATGAAGATATAGATAGTAAGAATATGGCATGCAAACTAGAAAGTGATGTTTCAATATGCATGCATGTATCAATAATTTAGTAGTCCTACACTCCACATGGTTATGAGAATTACAAGACCAAGAATATTGATTGCAACATCAGAATTACACTAAAGACAGAATGTTTGGTAGTCCAACAAACAACAATTAAACCAATTACGATACTGGGCGTTGGTGGTTGTCCTAACCCTATAAATTCTTAATTACTGTTATTTAAGGCCTAATGAGAGGTATTCTGAACAAAGTGAAATGTTGAGATAGAATCAGTTTAACCTGTTGGAAGaggataaatatatatatatgtatatatgtgtgtgtCTCCAACAATCTACTATTTTGTCTTCTTTAAGAGCCTTCTTTTACTGATTCTCTTTAAAAGTTTGTTTTGTATGTGTGTGGTTGTGTCCAACAAACaactgtctttcttcttctttctttttgtttttttttatgaaagtataatcacacaaaccacacaccaatcccaaaaggtttttttttttttttttgggggaggggttaAGGTAAGATTGTTGATTCTCTTTCAAAgtttgttttgaatttgaacACAACTTTGTAAAACTTGAAAGGGCGTGGTAGAAGAGTGCACTTGTTCTATCAGAGGAAGTCAatggttgttttatcttgaatACCAATTCTCATTCTCAATTGTCGTGGAAGAATTGTTGCTTCTTGGTTTTCTTCAGATGATTAAACTGTTATTTTCTTTACatgaaaatgttaaaaaaaaataatttgggcAGATGAGGAAGATACTTCTCTACAAAGAAGTAAATCAATTTCCATTGATATTTAAGAGAAGCCTACTCTTTGTCCATGTTTGGAGAAGATTTTCCAGTTCGCAGCTCTAGAGGGCATCTCTGTATGATTATAAATATCTTCCAAGTGGCAAATtaaatcaatctgaaattttATGGATAAGTAGACCCAATGATCTCGGTTTACATGTCAAGTATGGCAAAGGCCCTATTTATATTATTTGAGAATTTTCCATGCAAATaatatttacataaaaaaatttctccatgtaagatttttctattttttaaatgtccttttttttggcatttttcttTAAAACAGACAGTATTAAGTCTTAATTTTTCACTTTGGCTACAATAAAAATTCTCCAGTTATTTTTACAAGAGCTGATTATGTGCGTAAAGATTGGTAATCGACTTCCTTATGAGTCTCCAATTGAGCTATTTCAATTTAGGATTGAAAAGGGCATATCAAACAACCAATTAACAAATACAATGGAAAGATCGAAATATTAggaatcatggttttagtgcatggtaatGGATCGGGTATTGATTACCTTAAAAATCGATATGGTATTGGCCTGGATTGATCGTATCAAATAAATTTATCCCTAGTTTTTCTTAAAACacggattttttttattatttcacccATTATCCGTACTGTGTtatcgatacgatattgatCATTCGGTCATGCATCGATATTGGTGACCTTCAAAACCATGCAGGATCAGTTGTATCCGattccgatacctcaaaccatagTAGGAATGGAATTTAGAtgaaaaaaatttttttttttttttgggtagaaagataAAGATCATTATGGAACTCTAATATATAGAGAATCCTCTCATTTATTTCTCCCAGCTCAAGCCTCTACAGACAGACTACTTGGCTCTATCCGTTACATGGAGTTTGTACTTTTTATATTCAATATGGAATATTCACATATCCTGTCCCACCCACTGCACCTCTCCTTCACCGGAAATTGCCGGAATCTCACAGATTATCAGGTCAAATCCAAGACCCCAGACGGAATCACTAGATTACCGCGGTGGCGAACAGTGTCTGCTGTGGCTGGGCCACCGGCATCTCGGCCGATCCCCAACACTGTCACATCGCCACCTGAGAAGGTGGAGCTGCTCAAATCACTTGACGGGTGGGCGGGAGAAAATATTCTGCCACTACTAAAACCAGTGGAGAAAAGCTGGCAGCCGCACGATCTCTTGCCGGACTCATCGTTGCCGTCTGATGAATTTGTGGAGCAAGTTCTGGAATTACGTAAGCGAACAGCAGAATTGCCTGATGATTACTTGGTAGTATTGGTTGGTGACTTGATCACAGAAGAGGCTTTGCCCACCTACATGTCTCTTCTCAACCGAATGGAAGGGATTAAAGATGAGACCGGAACCAACCCGGATGCTTGGGCTGTTTGGATCAGATCTTGGACCGCCGAAGAGAACCGTCACGGTGATCTGCTCAACAAGTATTTATACTTGTCTGGCCGCGTCAACATGCCTATGATCGAGCGTATTATACAGAACCTTATCGGTTCAGGCATGGTGAGTTATACTTAAGTAATTCTATGAGATActcctttaaaaaaatataggaaattttttttttccagcaaCGTTACCCTGGGCTAACGAGGTGGCCAATTGGAGTATGCATAAAAGCATCGACAGGGCAGAATTTCCACCTCTCATTTGGTACAAAGTTATTATTTTGCAGCATCCTATGTCTAGGGAGACACACTGCTGTACATAGACtttttaacaaaaataataataataagtaatACTCCCCTATGTTGGCCCAATAATTACACAAAATCTCATGTActtaacttttttttcctttaaaaagaaaacaacttttttcaccaaaaaaacaaaaaaagaaaacaacttCCAAGTCTATTTCACTtcttatatttttaaaattcttaaattaccCCTTGATCGTATTACTGGATCGATGTCGGTACTTGATCGATTCAATATGAATGcgatttttttaatgaaaaattgtGTTCATCAAGAATTGGACAAAACCTTTTTCCTtagcccctccccccccccccctaacaccccaaaaaaataaaaataataagaatcAGACCAATACAAATCAATAGATCGAAACGGTATCCATATGGATATTAGTATTGATATCAATGGTTGATCGATCCCATTACAAATATTGTGAACTAAAACCGTGCCTTGATCCTTTCACTTGCATCTCCCCTCTCCTCAACCCTCACCCCAGCCCCACCCTCACTCCCACTCCCTCTACGTCTGCAACACTCCCTTCCCTTAAAATTCACCGCCACCACGCTCTACAACTCCCCCCACCCCTTACCAACCCCCACACTCCCTCCCCTTATAACTCGCCGCCACCACCCTCTACAACTTCCCCCATCCCCACCCCTTACCAACCCCCTCATCCCCTCCCCTTATAACTCGTCGCCCCCACCCTCTACAACTCCCTCCACTCCCACCCCTTACCAACTCTCTCCCCTTCTAACTTGCCGTCCCCATCCTCTACAATTCCCCCACTCCCACCCCTTACCaactcccccccaccccctcccaaCTTGACCCCTATTGGTCTGTCTCCACCCTATCCCCAATTTTTGGGGAATCAGAAAAGAAGTAATGAGTAGAACATTCCGAGTAATTATACGGCAAATATAAGGGAGTTTTAGTAATTTTGCGTGATAACAATTGGCGTAGCATATCATGAAGCATGATTCATAATGTTGTGTCTACTATCTAGTCAGCTAAGATTTTAACAtgaatgcatgcatgcatgatcttTGTACGTCTATTTTTGCCCAATGACAAACTCCAGCATCAGAAATCACTCCATACACTGGACTCGTGTACGCATCATTCCAAGAACGAGCGACATTCATAACACATGGCAATACAGCTCGGTTGGCAAGGCAGAGAGGGGACCCTGTGCTAGCACTTATATGTGGCACGATCGCAGCGGACGAGAAACGGCATGAAAATGCCTATCAAATGATGGTGGAGAAACTATTAGAAGTGGATCCCACAGACACCATGCTAGCAATTTCTGACATGTTGGGTCAGAACATCACAATGCCAGTCCACCTGATGTACGATGGTGAGAACCCCAATCTCTTCAACCATTTCTCCATTGTCGCACAAAAACTCGGCATCTACACCATCGCAGACTGTGCGGATATATTGGACTTCCTAATTGAGCGATGGAAACTACAGAAGCTTGTGGGCCTCAACAGTAAAGCCCACGAAGCCCAGGATTTCGTTTGCGGATTACCACACAAGATTCGAAAGGTACAAGAACGAGTCGAAGGACTGGCCCAGAAGAAAAAGCCACAAACCCTGCGCTTTAGCTGGATCTTCAACAAGGAGCTCGTTCTGTAATTCTTACGCAGCGTTTGGTTTGCATTCtaggaatgcattctaagttgatttggcattctcaaatgataaaaatagttgtttttagcGTCCGAGAATGTGAAATAGACATAGATTAATGCATTCCAAGattgcataccaaacgcagcttTAAATACAACCTAGAATAATAAAGATAATAAGCTCACTCTGTTCTCACACACACTAATCTAAATTAGTGTGTGAGAACAATGATTTTATAAGCTTCTTTGACGAACAACCAACTAAGCTACAGATCTGAAGGGTGGGTGAATTGTTTAGTTAAACTAATTAAAGTTTCTGCTAGATTGGAGTATGCAGCTCTAATGTTGTTTGCTatacatataaatttttttatgaaaaaaagtAATTATAACGATCAAAACAGGTTGGGCTTTCCACCATTTTTATGAAGCTTAAGCCCTTCAAGCAACCGCATTGATGCTTTCATTCGTTCCTCGCGAAGAAGATTGATAAATAAGTACACAAATTAAAGGATGTGGGTTGATTGATCTTCAGGAAGTAATCCAGGCTTGATTGTTGGTGGAGGGGTTGTTCTAAAGAACAGTGAAGTTAAAtttcagcccaggcccaacccagGGTCCATCAAGGCTAGGTTGGGTGCAATAaggccgggttgggctgggttttagAGAAACCTAGGTCAGCCCAAGCCCGGTCCAACCTATATCAGATTGAGATATTTCAGCCCACGCCCATCCCAGCCAGGCTTAAGGCTGGCAGGCAGTGGTTGCCCTGTTTGATCATTAGATCATTTTGTTAGTCTAATAATAATGtactttttttaatgtttttcacCAAGGAGAGTTAGACTCATgaccttttttttaattgtaaagtTTGGTCTTTCCTAACAAAGTTATTACTTtgggctctgtttgtttcgatGTAAAATGCTtggtaaaacaaattttatagtaaaatcacaatttttgttgtttgtttcATAAGTTGGAAATGTTCATTGGCGTAAAATTTTACAATAGCCTATCCTTTTCTGGAAAATGGGATGGAAAATTTTACCCTAAAATTTGTCAATAAATTTTTCACCACAAAAATATCGGGCTTGCCTCTTCGAAAATGAGGAGAGCACCACGAGGTCACCATTTGAgttctccatcttctcccccATAGTTCTCCCAACTCTTCCTTCCTCTGGTCATCTAAGACAAAGTTTCGATACTTATGTAGTGAAAATTTTATTGACAAATTTTAGGATAAAATTTTCCATCCCATTTTTCAGAAATGGGTAGGCTCTTGTAAAATTTTACGCCAATAAACATTTTCCAATTAACgaaacaaaaagcaaaaaatgtGATTTTACCGTAAAATTTGTTTTACCAAGTATTTTACATTGATACAAACAGAGCCTaaggaaaattttacatgtaaattaTTCCATGTAAGgcgaaacaaacagagccttggGGTTAATAaccaattttgaaaatattcacCAACTCTCCTTATTTACAAATTcttattccttttattttttcttaaattttcaaTGTGGGATTATAAAGTAAGTGTATTTTCTAAATCCTTTTTCTTCccttaagaaaacaaaaaagagtttttttgttcattaaaaaaagaatgaataaaGAATGTGACTACTATAAATAAGGCCAGAGTGCCAGACATCCATACGAATCAACAGAAAGAAGTGAATGCTTAACGTACGTGATAACTTAATGGTTAGTAAAAGTGAATTGCTATTACTAGTTGGCACCACTTTCCCTCCTCTTCGAATATTAGTAAGGAgagtaggagagagagggaCTTAACCCTTCTCAGTTCCTGATCGGTCAGGTTCGTAGAGAAACCGATAGTCCATTTTGGAGTTGTCACGTGTCTCCCATTTAGCGTTGCAAGAGAGTAGTTACTGTCCCTGTGAGATGAAACTTATCTCTTTCATTATGACTGATATGACATATCAGACTACCTTTAACACTAGTTCTCTCGCCATTATCACCTttgtcttcctctctttctttttcttctttcttcttctttttgttgtttttctttcttttgagaaaaaagataaagacCCTGGTCATATAATACTTGAAAAGTTCAGATCTACACCCCCATAAGGAGACAGgtgggacagatctgaaccctccatgggatGTGGGACCCGCTTCTaggatgtgggacccacatcccatAGAGGGGTCagtctgtccccacccgtccccaatATATAGAGAGAATCAGCTCCACTGCTTCAGACTATCTTGCTCTCTTTTGCACACAGACTACAGAATAGTATTTGTTATATTTTCAGTAACAGAAAGTCAAATCAAAGGGGGAGATCGATAGATATTCAATATGCAACATTCAGCTGTCCTGTCCCACTCCCTCCCACTGCACCTCTCCTTTCCCGGAAGAAAATCCCGGAATTTCACACATTATCATGTCAAACCCAAGACCCCAGCAACCGGCACCACTAGATTACGGTGGCGATCAGTCTCTGCTGTGGCCACGCCACCTGCATCTTCGTCCATCACCGGCATGCTGACACCAGAGAAGGTGGAGTTGTTCAAGTCACTGCACGGCTGGGTAGAAGAAAATATCCTGCCACTACTAAAACCAGTGGACAAAAGCTGGCAGCCACACGATTTCTTGCCGGACTCATCCCTGCCGTCGGATGAATTTGTGG encodes:
- the LOC122639279 gene encoding stearoyl-[acyl-carrier-protein] 9-desaturase 6, chloroplastic-like is translated as MLTPEKVELLKSLDGWAGENILPLLKPVEKSWQPHDLLPDSSLPSDEFVEQVLELRKRTAELPDDYLVVLVGDLITEEALPTYMSLLNRMEGIKDETGTNPDAWAVWIRSWTAEENRHGDLLNKYLYLSGRVNMPMIERIIQNLIGSGMVTSEITPYTGLVYASFQERATFITHGNTARLARQRGDPVLALICGTIAADEKRHENAYQMMVEKLLEVDPTDTMLAISDMLGQNITMPVHLMYDGENPNLFNHFSIVAQKLGIYTIADCADILDFLIERWKLQKLVGLNSKAHEAQDFVCGLPHKIRKVQERVEGLAQKKKPQTLRFSWIFNKELVL